A genomic region of Candidatus Effluviviaceae Genus I sp. contains the following coding sequences:
- a CDS encoding inositol monophosphatase, with the protein MGDALTTAIEAARTAGGILAAGFERPMDVALKSPRELVTTMDRAAEDAIVRAIRDAFPGDAILAEEGSSKAGSTGRVWIVDPLDGTNNYAHGYPFFSVAIGVEEDGAPAAGVVYDPLRDEMFAAEAGGGATLNGRPLRVSDAGALADSLVATGFPYDRSERTDNNLANLNRVVLAARGIRRAGSAALDLAYVARGRLDGYWELGLRPWDVAAGGLVVREAGGAVTNFGGGAWDHRRGDIVASNGRIHAELLSHIR; encoded by the coding sequence ATGGGAGATGCGCTTACGACGGCCATCGAGGCGGCGCGCACGGCGGGGGGAATCCTCGCGGCCGGCTTCGAGCGTCCGATGGACGTGGCCCTGAAGAGCCCGCGGGAGCTCGTGACGACGATGGACCGGGCCGCCGAGGACGCCATCGTGCGCGCCATCCGCGACGCCTTCCCGGGAGACGCCATCCTCGCTGAGGAGGGTTCTTCGAAGGCCGGCAGCACCGGGAGGGTCTGGATCGTCGATCCGCTCGACGGCACGAACAACTACGCGCACGGGTATCCGTTCTTCTCCGTGGCGATCGGGGTGGAAGAGGACGGCGCGCCGGCGGCGGGCGTCGTCTATGACCCCCTGCGCGACGAGATGTTCGCGGCCGAAGCCGGCGGCGGGGCGACGCTGAACGGGAGGCCGCTTCGCGTGTCGGACGCGGGAGCGCTCGCTGACTCACTCGTCGCAACAGGGTTCCCGTACGACAGAAGCGAGCGCACGGACAACAACCTCGCGAACCTCAACAGGGTCGTGCTCGCCGCGCGGGGGATCCGGCGCGCCGGATCGGCCGCGCTCGATCTCGCGTACGTCGCGCGCGGGCGTCTGGACGGCTACTGGGAGCTCGGGCTCAGGCCATGGGACGTCGCCGCCGGCGGGCTCGTCGTCCGCGAGGCAGGCGGCGCCGTCACGAACTTCGGCGGCGGCGCGTGGGACCACAGGCGCGGCGACATCGTCGCGAGCAACGGACGGATCCACGCTGAGCTGCTGTCGCACATACGATAG
- the rsgA gene encoding ribosome small subunit-dependent GTPase A: MSEHVEGTVVACHRDDWEVALDSGLVIRSSLRGRHFIAFTEGDKPIAPGDRVRLEMLDDGTGVINDVLPRATVLSRRLPGAKRATEQVVVANADQLVVVASFGEPRLNRRLIDRFLVVAEEAGLSSVVALNKIDLSTDDERRAAARAYELADYPVVLTCAQDGSGVAELSGRMTGRFSVLAGPSGAGKSSLLNALEPGLGIRVAAVSRKTGKGRHTTSSVTVFRLSAGGMVVDTPGFRELGLWRVRSEDIGDLFPEIRRHAPRCRFKACSHGLEPDCAVKQAVAAGDIDHGRYESYLKLRSELAAPE, encoded by the coding sequence ATGAGCGAGCACGTCGAGGGAACCGTCGTCGCGTGCCACAGGGACGACTGGGAGGTCGCCCTGGACAGCGGCCTTGTGATCCGGTCGAGCCTCAGGGGGCGCCACTTCATCGCCTTCACGGAGGGCGACAAACCCATCGCTCCGGGCGATCGCGTGCGTCTCGAGATGCTCGACGACGGAACGGGTGTCATCAACGACGTGCTGCCGCGCGCGACCGTGCTCTCGCGACGCCTCCCGGGCGCGAAGCGCGCGACCGAACAGGTGGTCGTCGCGAACGCGGACCAGCTCGTCGTTGTCGCGTCCTTCGGCGAACCGCGGCTCAACCGGAGACTCATCGACCGCTTCCTCGTTGTTGCTGAGGAGGCGGGGCTCTCATCGGTCGTGGCGCTCAACAAGATCGACCTGTCGACGGACGACGAGCGGCGCGCCGCGGCGAGAGCCTACGAGCTGGCGGACTACCCGGTCGTCCTGACGTGCGCGCAGGATGGGAGCGGTGTCGCAGAGCTTTCCGGGCGCATGACCGGCAGATTCTCCGTTCTCGCCGGTCCCAGCGGGGCTGGGAAGAGCTCACTGCTCAACGCGCTGGAGCCGGGCCTGGGCATCCGGGTAGCGGCGGTGAGCCGGAAGACGGGGAAGGGGAGGCACACGACATCGAGCGTCACCGTCTTCCGGCTCTCCGCAGGGGGAATGGTCGTCGACACGCCGGGGTTCCGTGAGCTCGGGCTGTGGCGCGTGCGTTCAGAGGACATCGGGGACCTGTTCCCGGAGATCCGCAGGCACGCCCCCCGGTGCAGGTTCAAGGCATGCAGCCACGGTCTGGAGCCGGACTGCGCGGTGAAGCAGGCGGTGGCCGCTGGGGACATCGACCACGGGCGCTATGAGAGCTACCTCAAGCTCAGGTCCGAGCTGGCTGCGCCGGAGTGA